In the genome of Sphingomonas alpina, the window CGACCCGCGCGATCTGGGCGAGGATTGCAACATGGTGATGATCCATGCGCTCAACCCCTGGGGCTTTTCGCATGGCCACCGCGTCGATGCCGACAATGTCGATCTCTCCCGCAACTTTGGCGATTTCGATGTGCCGCTGCGGCTCAATCCCGATTATGCGCGGATCCACGACACGGTCTGCCCCGACCAGTGGGATGAGGGCCTGCTCGGCCGGGTGGGTGCGCTGTTCCAGTCACTCACAGCCGAACTGGGCGCGGCGGCGGCGTTGACGGCTTTTACCGGGGGGCAGCACAGCCATCCGGATGGCGTCGGCTTTGGCGGCGTTGGCCCGTCGCCATCGCAGCATGTGTTCAAGCGCATCGTCGATACCGAACTTACCGCCTGCCGGCGCATGGCCTATCTGGAATGGCATACCGGGTTTGGCGACTATGGCGGGCCGCTGGTCGTCGCGCTCGATGCACCCGGCACGGCCGCGCGGGATCGGATGGCGCGCTGGTGGGCCGGGCAGGGGCTGCAAGGCGAGGATCAGGCCTTCGAGTCGGGTGAAACGCCGGACTGGTCCGGCCTGTTGCTGCCCGGACTGCGCCGGTTGGCGCCGCATATCGACATTGTCGGCGCACCGATCGAGATCGGCACCGTCTCCAACTTCGAAGCATTCGAAGCGGTGATGATCGACCGGTGGCTGCGCCTGGGGCTTGAGCCGAAGAGCGTTGATCTGTGCGCTACCCTGCGGGCCAGGTTGCGCGCCGCTTATGACCCCGCCGATCCGCTATGGCGCGACCGCGTGGTGGAGATCGGTCGATCGATGCACGGTGCGGCGTTACGCGGCCTGCGCGCATGGCGGGCGGAGAACCGGGCCGGCGCATAGCGGGCAAAGCGGGGCCTGTTCGGGATAATCCAGGGCTTTTTGAGCAACAACGTTGAAAGAAGGCGAGGCGATCGATTTCGCTCGCCGCGGATCGGTCGCACTATCATCCGATCCCGCGGGCTCGAAGGTCAGCTCAGCCCGCCCGGTCACATGAACACATTGTCATGCAATCTGGTATAGACATCTGCGCCAGTCATCGGCATAGAAGTGCTAGTCCAAATAAGCTGGCTTGGTAACAGGTCATGTCAGGCGAGGAATCGGGTTTGCGCGCTTTTGCGATCACAGCCGCTGCGACAATGCTGGCGGGGACGTTCCCGGCGTTCGCACGCGAGGTGCTGGTCCGCGATCAGCCGGAATATCGCGATGCAGTGGCGCACCTGCAGCCTGGCGACACCATTATCCTGGCTGATGGCGAGTGGCGCGATGCAGCCCTTACATTTTCCGGGGAAGGAGAGGCGGGCCGGCCGATCACATTGACCGCACAGCATCCCGGGCGAGTCATCCTCACCGGGCGGTCCAGCCTGAAGCTTGCCGGCCGCCATCTCGTCGCGTCGAACCTGGTGTTCCGCGATGGCCATGCGCCGGGCGACGAGGTGATCGCGTTCCGCACGGATTCGAAACATTGGGCGGAGCAGAGCCGCGTCACCGGGATCGTCATCGACCGGTTCAACAATCCCGATCGCCGGCGCGAGGATCATTGGGTCGCGATTTATGGCAGCGACAATCGCGTCGATCATTCGCATTTCGAGGGCAAGCAGAATGCCGGTGCGATGATGGTCGTGGTACGGCAGAAAGGCATGCCGCTCGATAATCGCGTGCGCATCGACCATGTCTATTTCGGCCCGCGCCCACCGCTCGGCTCCAATGGCGGCGAAACGATCCGCATCGGCACCAGCACCGAATCCGCCAGCGACTCCCACACCATCGTCGAGGATAATCTGTTCGAGCAGTGCGATGGAGAGGTCGAGATCGTCTCGGTCAAATCGGGCGGCAATGTCGTCCGCCGCAATCTCTTCCTGAAGTCGCAAGGGTCGGTCGTGCTGCGCCATGGCAGCGGCAATATCGTCGAGGACAATGTCTTTCTCGGCCAGGGCGTGGCGCATAGCGGTGGCATCCGCGTGATTAACGAGCGCCAGACGATCCGCAACAATTACATGGAAGGGCTGGCCGGCATCGACTTCACCAGCGCGATCGCGGTGATGAACGGCGTGCCCAA includes:
- a CDS encoding DUF2817 domain-containing protein produces the protein MFVESYEEARSAFRAAMTALGGRLESAVIPGIGVQGEALTIDWAVIGPAHASHSLLSISGVHGAEGHAGSAAQRAFAAEFDPRDLGEDCNMVMIHALNPWGFSHGHRVDADNVDLSRNFGDFDVPLRLNPDYARIHDTVCPDQWDEGLLGRVGALFQSLTAELGAAAALTAFTGGQHSHPDGVGFGGVGPSPSQHVFKRIVDTELTACRRMAYLEWHTGFGDYGGPLVVALDAPGTAARDRMARWWAGQGLQGEDQAFESGETPDWSGLLLPGLRRLAPHIDIVGAPIEIGTVSNFEAFEAVMIDRWLRLGLEPKSVDLCATLRARLRAAYDPADPLWRDRVVEIGRSMHGAALRGLRAWRAENRAGA